The genomic region ACAACGAAGTTATAACCGTAAAACACACCGAGAAAGGTGTAAGACATGACCAAACATACACGTTTAATGAATTATTTAACTAAAATGAAAATTCCATTTTATAAACCATTACTGGCTGCTACCTCAGCAGCCATTCTTGCGTCTTGTGGGAGTAGTGCTCCTGCAATTGTTTCAACTCCAATTGCAAGTATCGATACGATTCCGCTTAAGGTGACTGCACTTACCGATGCTCAGTTTAAAAACTGGCCAGAAGCCGATTTGGTGTATGATACCATTCCGGGTATGAGTGTAGATAGGGCGTATTCAGAAATTATCAAAGATCAAAAAGGCACCAAAGTGATTGTGGGGGTAATTGATAGTGGTACAGATATCGAACACGAAGATCTTAAAAATGTTATCTGGACAAATGAAGATGAAATTCCGGGAAATGGAATAGACGATGATAACAATGGATATATCGACGATATTCATGGCTGGAACTTTTTAGGCGACGCTGTAGATGAAAATTTAGAATTTGTAAGAATTTACAGAAAATTAAAACCTAAATACGAAGGAAAATCGGCAAGTGCCATCAGTGAAGCCAATCGCGAAGAATTTATTCTTTACAAAGATGCTGAAGCCGAATACAACAAGAAATTAACCGAAGCACAACAAAACCTGGCGCAGTACCAACAAATAAAATCTCAACTGGTAGCTGCACATCAGGCGGTTTCTTCTCAATTAGGAAAAGAAGATTACACGATAGATGAACTAAAAGCAATGCAGGCTACCGCACAACCTTTAAGCCAGTATAAAGCCATGTTGCTTCAGATTCAGCAAAATGTAAATGAAAATATTCCAAAAGCAATTGAAGAATTAGATGGTGCCATTGATTATTACTCAGATCAGGTTAAAATCAATTTAAATCTGGATCTTAACGGTAGAGAACTGGTTGGTGATAATCCTGATGATCTAAGTGATCGTAATTACGGAAATAACAACGTCATGGGACCTGAAGCCGATAAAGAAAACATAAAGCATGGTACGCACGTAGCCGGTATTATTGCCGCCCAAAGAAATAACGGCATAGGAATGAACGGTGTGGCGCAGAATGTTGAAATTATGGCCATAAGGGCGGTACCAAATGGAGATGAGTACGACAAGGATATTGCTCTTGCTATTAGATATGCAGTGGATAATGGTGCTAAAGTAATCAATACCAGTTTTGGTAAATATTTCTCTACACACCCAGATTGGGTAAGAGATGCTATTAAATATGCAGCAGATCACGATGTATTAATTGTAAATGCAGCCGGTAATGAAAGCTTAAACCTGGATGAGAAAATGGTGTATCCAAACGATCAAACACCAGATAATGCCATAGAAATTAGCGATAACTTCTTAACTGTGGGTGCCTTAAATTATGATTATGGTTCTAAACTGGTAGCCGATTTCTCTAACTACGGGAAGAAAAACGTAGATGTGTTTGCTCCGGGAAATAAAATCTGGTCTACGACACCAAATAATGAATATGAATATTTACAGGGAACTTCTATGGCTTCACCTGAAGTTGCCGGTATTGCAGCAATGATTAGATCATATTTTCCTAAATTAACAGCACCACAGGTTAAAAAGATTATTATGGATAGTGGTTTACCGGTACAGGCCAATGTAATTGTTGGTGGCGATCGTTTAAACACGCAGGAATTTAGTGAACTTTCTACCTCTGGAAAGATTGTTAATTTATATAATGCACTAATTTTAGCATCTAAAGTTTCTAAATAATAACCCACATTTATGAAAAAACTAATTTTTAGTCTGGCACTTTTGGTTTCTGCATTTTCGCAGGCACAAAATAATACCTGCTACTGGCAACAACATGTAGACTACGATATGAACGTAGATATGAATGTTGAAAATTACCGTTATACCGGTACTCAGGAGTTGGTTTATACCAATAATTCACCAGATACCTTAAATAAAGTATATTACCATATGTTCTTTAACGCTTTTCAACCGGGAAGCGAGATGGATCGACGTTTACAGGATATCAAAGATCCGGATGGAAGAATGGTAAATAATAAAGGAGATCGACAAAATCCAGATTACGAGAGTAGAATCGCCAAACTTAAAGAAGATGAGATTGGTTATTTAAGAGCTACTTCGTTAACCCAGGATGGCAAAAAAGTAGAAACAGAAGAAGAAGAAACGATTCTTATCGTACATCTTGCCGAACCTATTTTACCAGGAAAATCTACTACTTTTAAAATGGAATTTGAAGGCCAAGTACCCGTACAAATCAGAAGATCTGGTAGAAATAATGCCGATGGTGTCGCGCTTTCCATGACACAGTGGTATCCTAAATTAGCTGAATATGATTTTGAAGGATGGCATGCAGATCCTTATATCGCCAGAGAATTTCATGGCGTTTGGGGTGATTTTGATGTAACCATAAATATCGATAAAGATTATATTATCGGTGGGACAGGTGTTTTACAAAATCCTGAAGAAATTGGTTACGGATACGAAGAAAAAGGCACTAAAGTAAAACATAAAGGTAAAAAACTGGCCTGGAATTTTAAAGCCGAAAAAGTACATGATTTTGCCTGGGCTGCAGATCCAGATTTTATCCATGATAAACTGGAAACCAAAAGCGGTGTTATGCTTCACTTTTTATACAAAGATGATCCAAAAGTAACTGAAGCCTGGAAAAAAATTCAGCCCGAAACAGCTAAATTATTGGCGTTTTTTAACAAACATATAGGTCCTTATCCATGGCCACAATACTCTGTTATACAGGGTGGCGATGGTGGTATGGAATATGCCATGTGTACTTTAATTACCGGCGGAGAAGACTACAATAGCTTACTGGGCACTACTGCTCACGAATTTGCACATTCCTGGTTTCAACAATTATTAGCTACTAACGAATCTGAGCATCCTTGGATGGATGAAGGTTTTACCACTTATATTTCTGGGCTGGCTCAAAAAACGATCAAAGGAACTTCGGGAAATCCTTTTGCCGGATCTTATAGAGGCTATAACTACATTGCTACCTCTGGAGCAGAGCAACCTCAAACAACCCATGGTGATCGTTACGATATCAATACCGCTTATTCTATCGCCGCTTATAGCAAAGGAGCTGTATTTTTAGCACAACTGGGATATATTATCGGGCAGGAAAATTTAGCCAAAACGTTAAATCGCTATTACGACGAATGGAAATTTAAACATCCAACACCTAATGATTTTATTAGAGTTGCTGAAAAAGTATCTGGAGCCGAATTACACTGGTATCTAACCGATTGGACAGAAACTACTAATCAAATCGATTATGCAATCAATAGTGTAGAGGAAGCTGAAAACGGAACAAAAGTAACTTTAGAAAGAAAAGGTTTAATGCCCATGCCTGTTGAAGTTACGGTGACTTTAAACGATGGTAGTAAGAAATTATACTATATGCCATTACGTATGATGCGTTGGGAAAAACCGGCTGAAGGCGATGTAGAACGAATTGTAAAAGAAGACTGGCCCTGGGCTTATCCAACTTACGATTTGGAAATAGATACTCCTAAAGCTAATATAAAATCTATAGAAATTGACGAATCTCAGCTTATGGCTGATGTTAATCGTAGTAACAATACTTACGGACAAGTAGATTCTGAATAAAATATTATTATATTCTATTAAGGTCCGGCATAAGCCGGACTTTTTTATTTTAAAAAGCTTCTATTATAAATTTCATTTAAACCCTCAATTTTATATTTTTAAATATTCAAGATCAGAAAAATGAAATTAGCCTTTTTTAGCACTAAATCTTACGACAAAGAATTCTTTGATCCTTATCACAAGAAGGACATCGACTTAAAATACTTTGAGGTTAGATTATTTAAAGATACCGCCAATCTTGCCAAAGATTATGATGGTGTTTGCGTCTTTGT from Zunongwangia profunda SM-A87 harbors:
- a CDS encoding D-lactate dehydrogenase; protein product: MKLAFFSTKSYDKEFFDPYHKKDIDLKYFEVRLFKDTANLAKDYDGVCVFVHDDLNEKP
- a CDS encoding M1 family metallopeptidase; this encodes MKKLIFSLALLVSAFSQAQNNTCYWQQHVDYDMNVDMNVENYRYTGTQELVYTNNSPDTLNKVYYHMFFNAFQPGSEMDRRLQDIKDPDGRMVNNKGDRQNPDYESRIAKLKEDEIGYLRATSLTQDGKKVETEEEETILIVHLAEPILPGKSTTFKMEFEGQVPVQIRRSGRNNADGVALSMTQWYPKLAEYDFEGWHADPYIAREFHGVWGDFDVTINIDKDYIIGGTGVLQNPEEIGYGYEEKGTKVKHKGKKLAWNFKAEKVHDFAWAADPDFIHDKLETKSGVMLHFLYKDDPKVTEAWKKIQPETAKLLAFFNKHIGPYPWPQYSVIQGGDGGMEYAMCTLITGGEDYNSLLGTTAHEFAHSWFQQLLATNESEHPWMDEGFTTYISGLAQKTIKGTSGNPFAGSYRGYNYIATSGAEQPQTTHGDRYDINTAYSIAAYSKGAVFLAQLGYIIGQENLAKTLNRYYDEWKFKHPTPNDFIRVAEKVSGAELHWYLTDWTETTNQIDYAINSVEEAENGTKVTLERKGLMPMPVEVTVTLNDGSKKLYYMPLRMMRWEKPAEGDVERIVKEDWPWAYPTYDLEIDTPKANIKSIEIDESQLMADVNRSNNTYGQVDSE
- a CDS encoding S8 family serine peptidase, with translation MNYLTKMKIPFYKPLLAATSAAILASCGSSAPAIVSTPIASIDTIPLKVTALTDAQFKNWPEADLVYDTIPGMSVDRAYSEIIKDQKGTKVIVGVIDSGTDIEHEDLKNVIWTNEDEIPGNGIDDDNNGYIDDIHGWNFLGDAVDENLEFVRIYRKLKPKYEGKSASAISEANREEFILYKDAEAEYNKKLTEAQQNLAQYQQIKSQLVAAHQAVSSQLGKEDYTIDELKAMQATAQPLSQYKAMLLQIQQNVNENIPKAIEELDGAIDYYSDQVKINLNLDLNGRELVGDNPDDLSDRNYGNNNVMGPEADKENIKHGTHVAGIIAAQRNNGIGMNGVAQNVEIMAIRAVPNGDEYDKDIALAIRYAVDNGAKVINTSFGKYFSTHPDWVRDAIKYAADHDVLIVNAAGNESLNLDEKMVYPNDQTPDNAIEISDNFLTVGALNYDYGSKLVADFSNYGKKNVDVFAPGNKIWSTTPNNEYEYLQGTSMASPEVAGIAAMIRSYFPKLTAPQVKKIIMDSGLPVQANVIVGGDRLNTQEFSELSTSGKIVNLYNALILASKVSK